A stretch of DNA from Brachyspira pilosicoli:
TTCTTCTATTAACCTATCTTCTATAAAAAGCGTAGTTATTCTCACTAAGATATCTTTTTTTAATTGAGCTGCATTATTATTAATATTCATATACACTCCAATTATATATTTTTGTACAATTATAACTTAAATAAGTATTTTTTCAAGTTTAAACTAAATTATTAGTACAAAATAAGTATAAAAACGAACAAATAATATTAAAACAATAACAAATAATACAAAAGTAACAAAATATAAAATATTTTTAATATTATAAGAACATAAAACAAAAAAATAAAACAACTAAACAGCATTTAATATTTTTTATTAAACTTCTTGACAACTAATATAAAAATAACTATATTTATTTATATGCTTTTAATGCAAATAATTTTATTGTGAAAGGAGTTTTTATGCTTATAGGCTGTCCTAAAGAAATAAAAAATCAAGAATATAGAGTTGGTCTAACCCCATCAAATGTTGCAGACTATATTAGTAATGGGCATAAGGTAATTATGGAAAATGGTGCAGGAATTGGTTCAGGATTTACAGACGATGAATATAAAAAAGCTGGAGCTGAGATTGCTGATAAAAAGAGAGTATTTGAAGCAGATATGATAATAAAAGTAAAAGAACCTATAGAAAGTGAATATGAATATTTTAGAGAAAATCAAATACTTTATACATACTTACATTTAGCAGCAGATAAACCTTTAACCGATATGCTTTTAAAAAAGAAAATAAAATCTATTGCTTATGAAACCATGAAAGATAATTTAAATCAATTGCCTTGTTTAGCACCTATGAGCGGTATTGCTGGAAGACTATCTATACAAGAAGCTGCTAAGTATCTTGAAAAGAAATTTGGAGGAGAAGGAATTTTAATGGGAGGGGTTCCGGGGGTACAAAAGGCAAATGTTGTAATACTTGGAGCTGGAGTTGTTGGACTTAATGCAGCACAAATAGCTATGGGAATGGGGGCTAATGTATCTATTACTGATGTTAATCTTACAAGATTAGCTTATATAGACCAATTATTTAATATGAGAATAAACACATACTTTAGTGCTCCTTCTACTTTAGAAAATTTATTTAAAACTGCTGATGTTGTTATAGGAAGTGTATTGATACCTGGAGCAAAAGCACCTAAGCTTTTAAGAAAAGAACATTTAAAAATAATGAAGAAAGGTGCTGTTATAGTTGATGTAGCAATAGACCAAGGAGGTTGTTTTGAAACATCAAAACCTACCACACATGATGACCCTATATTTATAGTTGATGATGTTGTACATTATTGTGTTACCAATATGCCTGGAGCTGTGCCAAGAACTTCTACAATAGCATTAACAAATGCAACAACATATTATGGCGTAATGTTAGCAAATCAAGGTTTAGAGGAAATTTGCAAAAATAATAACACTCTTCTTACAGGATTAAACACTTATGATGGAAAATGTACTTTTAAGGGGGTGGCCGATGCATTTGCTTTGGAATATGTTGAGCCTCTAAAAGCATTAAAATAAATATATAAAAAATTATTAAATAAAATAAATTATTAAAAAAGCAGAGGATTTTTTATTCTCTGCTTTTTGTTTTACATAACTTTATAACTTGTAAAATTATTTTATTAGAGCTTCATTAATATCTATGCTAAAATTTTTGTCTAAAGGGTATATAGGTCTTGGAACTTTATTGAAAGGAAGATCTTCCAATATTTCACAGCTAGCTCCTTTAGAAGCTGCCATTATTGCCCTTTTGCTGCTAGGTTTGAAGCAGTCTTCCAAATAACCCAATTTCAATATAACTATATCGCATTTATATTCATCAATACCTATAGAATGCAAAAGCTCATTATCTCCGAATCCTATATGTTTTGAAGTTATTACTATGAATATATTTTGATATTTTACCAATGCAATTTTAGACTTATATGTTCCGTAGCATTCGTTAAGCTTTATGACTTTTACATTAAGCTTTACAGTTCCTTTGCTTATATTATCAAATTTTCCGCCAAGTTCTATATCTATATTTGCATTTTCCCCTGCTTCAAAACATTTTTCGCATGATACAGGGTCAAAGAAGCCGGAATATAATATATCTTTATCATACTTTTTTACTAAATCATTTTTTAATAAATCATTTATAAAGTCCACGCTATCGCCTGCTGCACCTGCTGTAGGATTATCCCCAGAATCTGATAAATATAAAGGTCTTTCTTTAGCATTAATGGCAATATTTATAGCTTCAGTATTGCTATATGTTTCAACATGAAATTTGAAATCATCTTTT
This window harbors:
- the ald gene encoding alanine dehydrogenase, which translates into the protein MLIGCPKEIKNQEYRVGLTPSNVADYISNGHKVIMENGAGIGSGFTDDEYKKAGAEIADKKRVFEADMIIKVKEPIESEYEYFRENQILYTYLHLAADKPLTDMLLKKKIKSIAYETMKDNLNQLPCLAPMSGIAGRLSIQEAAKYLEKKFGGEGILMGGVPGVQKANVVILGAGVVGLNAAQIAMGMGANVSITDVNLTRLAYIDQLFNMRINTYFSAPSTLENLFKTADVVIGSVLIPGAKAPKLLRKEHLKIMKKGAVIVDVAIDQGGCFETSKPTTHDDPIFIVDDVVHYCVTNMPGAVPRTSTIALTNATTYYGVMLANQGLEEICKNNNTLLTGLNTYDGKCTFKGVADAFALEYVEPLKALK